CCCGCGTGATGCGGGCCGAGGCGCTGCGGACGTCGTCGACGACGTACGTCGAGGCTGCCCGCGCGTCGGGAGTGCGCTGGTACACCGTGCTGCGACGCCACGTCCTGCCCAACTCGGCGGGCCCGGTGGTCGCGCTGACCGCGCTCGAGCTGGGGTCGTCGGTCCTCGCGATCTCGGCCCTGAGCTTCCTGGGGTACGGGGCCGCGCCGCCGACCCCGGAGTGGGGTGCACTGGTGTCCGGCGGGCGCGACTACCTCGCCGCGGCGTGGTGGCTCACGACGCTGCCGGGCCTCGTGATCGTCGCGGTCGTGCTGTCGGCCAACCGTGTCTCCCGCTCGCTCGAGAAGGACGGAGAGGACCGATGAGCGTCCCCGTGCACGACGACGTCCTGCTCGACGTCAAGGACCTGCACGTCGGCTACCGCACGGCGACGGGTGGTGACGCGCCCGCCGTCGACGGGGTCTCGCTCCAGGTCCGTGCGGGCGAGGTCGTGGCGCTGGTGGGCGAGTCGGGGTCCGGCAAGAGCACCACGGCCCACGCGGTCATCAACCTGCTGCCGCGCGGTGGTCGCCGCACGGCGGGCACGATCCGGTTCGCCGGGCGGGATCTCGCCGGGCTGAGCGAGGGCGAGTGGCGCGAGGTGCGCGGGCGCCGGATCGGGCTCGTCCCGCAGGACCCGACCGTCTCGCTCAACCCGGTCCAGCGCGTGGGCGACCAGGTCGCCGAGGTCCTCGTGATCCACGGCCTCGCGCGTCGTCGGGAGGCGCGCGGGCGCGCGGTCGAGCTCCTGGAGAAGGCGGGTCTCGACGACCCGGCGGCTCGCGCCCGGCAGTACCCGTCGCAGCTCTCGGGCGGGATGCGTCAGCGCGTCCTCATCGCGATCGCGATCGCCGCCGGGCCCGACCTCGTGATCGCCGACGAGCCCACGAGCGCGCTCGACGTCACGGTCCAGCGCCGCATCCTCGACCACATCGAGCTGCTGCGCTCGACGCTCGGCACCGCGGTGCTCCTCATCACGCACGACCTGGGGGTGGCCGCCGACCGCGCCGACCGCATCGTGGTCCTGCGGCACGGCCGGGTCGTGGAGGAGGGGCCCGCACGCAGCGTCCTCGCGGACCCGCAGCACCCGTACACGCGTGAGCTCATCGCGGCCGCGCCGAGCCTCGCGAGCGCCCGGCTGGGATCGGAGGGCGCCGTGCGGGCGACGTCGCGGGCGGACGGCCTGCCCGACGGCGGCGCTCGGCCCGCGCCGTCGGCCCCCCTCCTCGAGGCGAGGGGGCTGCGCAAGGAGTTCTCGCTGCCGCGCGGTGCCGCGACGCGGTCCCTCGTCGCCGTCGACGACGTGAGCTTCGACCTGCACGCCGGGCAGACCTTCGCGCTCGTGGGCGAGTCGGGCTCGGGCAAGAGCACGACCGCGCGCCTGGTGCTGCGCCTCGATCAGCCGACGGCCGGTTCCCTGGTGCTCGACGGGACCGACCTCACGGCGGCCCGCGGTGAGGAGCTGCGCAGGCTCCGCCGACGGTTCCAGGTCGTCTACCAGAGTCCGTACGCGTCGCTCGACCCGCGCTTCACGGTCGAGCAGATCGTCGAGGAGCCGCTGCGCGCGTACGCGCTGGGCGACACCCGGGCGCGCCGTGCCCGGGTGCGCGAGCTCGTCGACCAGGTCGCGCTCCCGGCGGCCTCGCTCGGGCGGGGGCCGCGTGAGCTGTCGGGCGGGCAGCGTCAGCGGGTCGCGATCGCGCGCGCCCTGGCGCTGCGTCCCGAGCTCGTGGTCCTCGACGAACCCGTCTCGGCCCTCGACGTCTCGGTCCAGGCGCAGATCCTCGACCTGCTGGTCGCGCTCCAGGCCGAGCACGGGCTGGCCTACCTCTTCATCTCGCACGACCTCGCGGTGGTCCGGCAGGTCGCCGACCACGTGGGCGTGATGCACCGGGGGCGACTCGTCGAGACCGGTACGGCCGACCGGATCCTCCTCGACCCGCACGAGGAGTACACGCGCGAGCTGGTCGCGGCCATCCCGGGGCGTCGCGCGCTCTCCGACGTCGGGACGCCGTGAGCGCTTCCTCGGGTTCCTCGGGTTCCTCGGGCTCGCGCACCGCGCTCCAGACCCGTGTCCTGCTCGTCTGCCTGGCCACGGGGTTCACGACGCTCCTCGACTCCGCGGTCCTCACGGTCGCGGCCCCCGCGCTGCGCGAGGGTCTCGGGGCGAGCACGGCCCAGCTCCAGTGGATCCTCGCGGGCTACTCGTTGACGTTCGGGATCGCGCTGGTACCCGCTGGACGGCTGGGCGACAGGTACGGACGCGCGGGGTTCCTCGTGGCCGGGCTGATCCTGTTCGCCCTGACGAGCGTCGTGGGTGCGAGCGCGCAGGACGCGGACGTGCTGGTCGCGGCCCGCCTGGTCCAAGGGGTGGGGGCGGGCATGGCCAACCCGCAGGTGATCGGGCTGCTCCAGGACCACTTCGCGGGCCCCGCCCGGGCCCGGGCACTCGGGGCCTACGCCTCGACCGGGGCGTTCGCGGCCGTGATCGCACCGCTGGTCGGCGGGGTGGTGCTCGCCGCGGTGGGCCCGACGGGCTGGCGGGTCTCCCTCGTCCTCACGCTCCCGTTCGCGCTCGCCGCCGCGGTGCTCTGCGCGCGCTTCGTGCCGCGTTCCGGGGGGCGTCCCGGAGCGGCGACCGGGCTCGACCCCGTGGGCCTGGTGCTCCTCAGCGTGACGGCGCTCGGCCTGCTCGTGCCGTTCGTCCTGCCCGGCTCGCTCGCTGCTCGTGCCCCGTGGGCGGGCGTGGTCGTCGTGGGTGCGGTGGCTCTCGTCGGGTGGGAACGACGCCACGCCCGCGCGGGCCGCAGCCCGGTGCTCTCGCCCGAGCTGCTCCGGGCGCCGGGGTTCGCGCTCGGCTGCCTCGTGGCGACGTGCACGTTCGGCTCGGCGCTCGGGTTCTCGGCCGTCCTCATGATCTACCTCCAGGAGGGCGCGGGACTCACTCCGTTCGAGGCGGGGCTCGTCACGACCCCGGGGGCCCTCGCGTCCGTCGTCGCGGCGAACCTCTCGTGGCGGCTCGTGCGACGGTTCGGACGGGCCGGCGTGAGCACGGTGATCGCCGCCAAGGTCCCGGTGGCGGTCGCGATGCTCCTGGCCGTGCTGCTCCTGCCGGACCGGTTCATGGTGGTGGGTCTCGTCGTCGGGCAGGTGCTGACGGGGGTCACCGGGGGCCTGAGCATGTCCACCAACCAGGCCCTCACGCTCGACCGTGCGCCCGCCGGGCAGCACGGCGTCGCCGCCGGGATGCTCCAGGTCTCCCAGCGGATCTCCGCGACGGTGTGCATCGCCGGGATGACCGGGGCGTTCGTCGGGGCCGTCGCGACCCGCCCCGACGGGTACGACGCGGCGCTCGCGGGCGTGATCGTGACCACCGGGCTCCTCGCCGTGGCGGCCACGGCGTGCTCGGTGCTCGACGACGTGCTCGCGCGGCGCCGTCGGGCCGCACCGTCGCCTGCCGAGGCCCCTGCGACCGAGGACTCCCTCCAGCCCGTGTGACGCCCGAGCCTTCTCGCCATGTGAGAGAGGAACGGCAAAGGGTTGCCACGCGGGCCCTCGGGTGATCGGGTGCGGGCCATGAGCCTTCCCACCCGCACCCTCGGCGGCGCCGCGCCCGCCGGCCCGCTCGTCGTCTCCGCGATCGGCTTCGGCGGCATGTCCGCGACCGACGCCTACGGTCCGGCCGACGAGCGCGAGGCGACCGACACCCTGCACGCGGCCCTCGACGCGGGAGTCACGCTGTTCGACACGGCCGACGTCTACGGTCACGGTCGCAACGAGCAGCTCCTCGGACGGGTCCTGCGCTCACGGCGCGACGACGTCGTGATCGCGTCCAAGCTGGGCCTGCCGCCCGCCGGCGGTCACCCCGACGGGCGGCCCGTCGACGGGCGCCCCGAGTACGTGCGCCGCGCGATCGACGCGAGCCTGGTCCGCCTCGGTACCGACCGGCTCGACCTCTACTACCTGCACCGCGTGGACCCGCAGGTCCCGGTCGAGGACACGGTCGGTGCGCTCGCCGAGCTCGTCGCGGCGGGCAAGGTGCTGCACCTCGGGCTCTCGGAGGTCTCGGCCGAGACGGTCCGCCGCGCGCACGCGGTGCACCCGGTGACCGCGGTCCAGAGCGAGTACTCGCTGTGGACGCGCGACCCCGAGGACGAGGTGCTGCCCGCGCTCACGGAGCTCGGCGTCGGGTTCGTGCCGTTCTCCCCGCTGGGACGGGGCATCCTCACCGGGACGGTCGAGGCGACCGACGACTTCGCGGCCGACGACGTCCGGCGCTCCCACGCGCGGTACCGCGGCGAGGACTTCGCGCACAACCGGTCCCTCGTCGCGCGCCTCGAGGAGGTCGCGGCGGCCCGCGGGGTCACGACGGCGCAGCTCGCCCTCGCATGGCTTCTCGCCCAGGGACAGCACGTCGTGCCCATCCCCGGGACCAAGCGGCGGGCGTACCTCGAGCAGAACGTGGCCGCCGCGCACGTGCACCTGAGCCCGGACGAGGTCGAGGCGATCGGCGCCCTCTGGGCCCGGGGCGCGGTCCGCGGTCAGCGCCACCCCCAGATGGAGCTGCTCGGCGGATGAGCGCGCCGGTCCACGGACGCCGCAGACAGGCGCGGCCCGTGCGTCGTAGGCTCGTCGCATGACCGCGCTCAGCCCTGCCTCCGACCTCGACCAGCCCGCGACAGTCGTCGCGCGCACCCCTCAGGTGCCCGAGGTACCGGCCCCCACGGTCGCCCGCGACGTCGAGGACACGGCGCGCCGCGCCAAGTCGGCCTCGCGCGCGCTCGCCACGGCGACGCGAGCCACCAAGGACGCCGCGCTGCACGCTCTGGCCGACGCCCTGGTCGCGGCCACCGAGGAGATCGTCGCGGCCAACGCGCAGGACCTCGACCGTGGACGGGAGAACGGCACCTCTGCCGGGCTCCTCGACCGCCTCGCGCTCACGCCCGAGCGGATCGTCGCCATCGCGGACGCGCTGCGCGAGCTCGCGGCGCTGCCGGACCCGGTCGGCGAGGTCGTGCGCGGCTCGACGCTGCCCAACGGCCTGCGCCTGCGCCAGGTGCGCGTGCCCATGGGCGTCGTCGGCATGATCTACGAGGCACGGCCCAACGTGACCGTCGACGCCGCGGGCCTCGCGCTCAAGAGCGGCAACGCCGTGATCCTGCGGGGCGGCTCGGCCGCCGCGAGCTCGAACGAGGTCATCGTCGCCGTCCTGGGCCGCGCCCTCGCGGCCCAGGGGCTGCCCGCGGACCTCGTCCAGTCGATCGACCGGCACGGGCGCCCCGGCGCCGTCGCGCTCATGCACGCGCGCGGCCTCGTCGACGTGCTCGTCCCGCGCGGGGGAGCGGACCTCATCCAGACCGTCGTCCGCGAGTCCACGGTGCCCGTGATCGAGACCGGGGTCGGCAACTGCCACGTGTACGTCGACGCGTCGGCGGACCAGCAGAGCGCGCTCGAGATCCTGCTCAACTCCAAGACGCAGCGCGTCGGGGTCTGCAACGCGGCCGAGACGCTGCTCGTCCACGCGGACGCGGCCGCGCAGTTCCTGCCCTCGGCGCTCGCGGCCCTCGACGGGGCCGGCGTCGTGCTGCACGGAGACCCCCGGACCGCCGAGCTCGCCCCGGACGGCATCGAGATCCTCGCCGCGACCGACGA
This region of Oerskovia jenensis genomic DNA includes:
- a CDS encoding dipeptide ABC transporter ATP-binding protein; amino-acid sequence: MSVPVHDDVLLDVKDLHVGYRTATGGDAPAVDGVSLQVRAGEVVALVGESGSGKSTTAHAVINLLPRGGRRTAGTIRFAGRDLAGLSEGEWREVRGRRIGLVPQDPTVSLNPVQRVGDQVAEVLVIHGLARRREARGRAVELLEKAGLDDPAARARQYPSQLSGGMRQRVLIAIAIAAGPDLVIADEPTSALDVTVQRRILDHIELLRSTLGTAVLLITHDLGVAADRADRIVVLRHGRVVEEGPARSVLADPQHPYTRELIAAAPSLASARLGSEGAVRATSRADGLPDGGARPAPSAPLLEARGLRKEFSLPRGAATRSLVAVDDVSFDLHAGQTFALVGESGSGKSTTARLVLRLDQPTAGSLVLDGTDLTAARGEELRRLRRRFQVVYQSPYASLDPRFTVEQIVEEPLRAYALGDTRARRARVRELVDQVALPAASLGRGPRELSGGQRQRVAIARALALRPELVVLDEPVSALDVSVQAQILDLLVALQAEHGLAYLFISHDLAVVRQVADHVGVMHRGRLVETGTADRILLDPHEEYTRELVAAIPGRRALSDVGTP
- a CDS encoding MFS transporter, with translation MSASSGSSGSSGSRTALQTRVLLVCLATGFTTLLDSAVLTVAAPALREGLGASTAQLQWILAGYSLTFGIALVPAGRLGDRYGRAGFLVAGLILFALTSVVGASAQDADVLVAARLVQGVGAGMANPQVIGLLQDHFAGPARARALGAYASTGAFAAVIAPLVGGVVLAAVGPTGWRVSLVLTLPFALAAAVLCARFVPRSGGRPGAATGLDPVGLVLLSVTALGLLVPFVLPGSLAARAPWAGVVVVGAVALVGWERRHARAGRSPVLSPELLRAPGFALGCLVATCTFGSALGFSAVLMIYLQEGAGLTPFEAGLVTTPGALASVVAANLSWRLVRRFGRAGVSTVIAAKVPVAVAMLLAVLLLPDRFMVVGLVVGQVLTGVTGGLSMSTNQALTLDRAPAGQHGVAAGMLQVSQRISATVCIAGMTGAFVGAVATRPDGYDAALAGVIVTTGLLAVAATACSVLDDVLARRRRAAPSPAEAPATEDSLQPV
- a CDS encoding aldo/keto reductase, encoding MSLPTRTLGGAAPAGPLVVSAIGFGGMSATDAYGPADEREATDTLHAALDAGVTLFDTADVYGHGRNEQLLGRVLRSRRDDVVIASKLGLPPAGGHPDGRPVDGRPEYVRRAIDASLVRLGTDRLDLYYLHRVDPQVPVEDTVGALAELVAAGKVLHLGLSEVSAETVRRAHAVHPVTAVQSEYSLWTRDPEDEVLPALTELGVGFVPFSPLGRGILTGTVEATDDFAADDVRRSHARYRGEDFAHNRSLVARLEEVAAARGVTTAQLALAWLLAQGQHVVPIPGTKRRAYLEQNVAAAHVHLSPDEVEAIGALWARGAVRGQRHPQMELLGG
- a CDS encoding glutamate-5-semialdehyde dehydrogenase gives rise to the protein MTALSPASDLDQPATVVARTPQVPEVPAPTVARDVEDTARRAKSASRALATATRATKDAALHALADALVAATEEIVAANAQDLDRGRENGTSAGLLDRLALTPERIVAIADALRELAALPDPVGEVVRGSTLPNGLRLRQVRVPMGVVGMIYEARPNVTVDAAGLALKSGNAVILRGGSAAASSNEVIVAVLGRALAAQGLPADLVQSIDRHGRPGAVALMHARGLVDVLVPRGGADLIQTVVRESTVPVIETGVGNCHVYVDASADQQSALEILLNSKTQRVGVCNAAETLLVHADAAAQFLPSALAALDGAGVVLHGDPRTAELAPDGIEILAATDDDWAREYLAPEIAVRVVPDLDAAIEHIRTWTSGHTEAIVTRDLASSERFVAELDSAAIMVNASTRFTDGAQFGLGAEIGISTQKLHARGPMGLAELTTTKWVVHGDGHVRP